A single Maniola hyperantus chromosome 11, iAphHyp1.2, whole genome shotgun sequence DNA region contains:
- the LOC138402960 gene encoding LOW QUALITY PROTEIN: uncharacterized protein (The sequence of the model RefSeq protein was modified relative to this genomic sequence to represent the inferred CDS: inserted 2 bases in 2 codons): MDDEIVVLWWYLNRRQNKRKHWVHPILRERFSLGTFETLXGELRRDESKFFNYFRMTATTFDDLLGRLDIRVRDTSFRECICPEQRLAICLRYLASGCSFKEIHYSYRVGVSTISKLIKETTHVIWENLKTDFLKLPDTEREWEDIASGFERKANFPHCLGAVDGKHIRILKPAKSGSMFFNYKEYYSFVLMAVVDSEYRFIFISVGSFGKECDSSILKDSTFWQKINDGXFKCTKA, translated from the exons ATGGACGACGAAATTGTTGTGTTGTGGTGGTATCTTAATAGAAggcaaaataaaagaaaacattggGTACACCCTATTTTACGGGAAAGATTTTCACTTGGAACATTTGAAACAT ATGGTGAACTTAGAAGAGACGAATCAAAGTTCTTCAATTATTTTCGAATGACAGCAACCACTTTTGACGATTTACTGGGACGACTAGACATAAGAGTACGAGATACAAGTTTCAGAGAATGTATTTGCCCAGAACAAAGATTAGCCATATGTCTAAG atatttAGCTTCAGGATGTTCATTCAAAGAAATACATTACTCATACAGAGTAGGCGTTTCGACAATAAGTAAACTAATAAAAGAAACGACCCACGTCATTTGGGAAAACCTAAAGACAGATTTCCTTAAGCTGCCTGATACTGAGAGAGAATGGGAGGACATCGCTTCAGGATTCGAAAGAAAAGCCAACTTTCCTCACTGTCTTGGAGCAGTAGATGGCAAACATATCAGAATTTTGAAACCAGCCAAGAGTGGTTCTATGTTCTTTAATTACAAGGAGTATTATTCTTTTGTATTAATGGCAGTTGTCGATTCAGAGtaccgatttatttttattagtgtgGGCTCATTTGGCAAGGAATGCGATTCCAGTATATTAAAGGATAGTACATTTTGGCAAAAGATCAATGATG ACTTTAAATGTACCAAAGCCTAG